The following proteins come from a genomic window of Trinickia caryophylli:
- the sdhA gene encoding succinate dehydrogenase flavoprotein subunit — translation MVAIKNALPRRRFDVVIVGAGGSGMRASLQLARAGLSVCVLSKVFPTRSHTVAAQGGIGASLGNMSEDNWHYHFYDTIKGSDWLGDQDAIEFMCREAPNAVYELEHFGMPFDRNADGTIYQRPFGGHTANYGEKPVQRACAAADRTGHALLHTLYQQNVAAKTQFFVEWMALDLIRDADGDVLGVTALEMETGDVYILEGKCTLFATGGAGRIFAASTNAFINTGDGLGMAARSGIALQDMEFWQFHPTGVAGAGVLITEGVRGEGGILRNSNGERFMERYAPTLKDLAPRDFVSRSMDQEIKEGRGVGPNKDHVLLDLSHIGAETIMKRLPSIREIALKFANVDCIKEPIPVVPTIHYQMGGIPTNIHGQVVGTSKGHEEPVNGFYAVGECSCVSVHGANRLGTNSLLDLVVFGRAAGNHIVQHVKDIKEHKPLPADAADFALSRLDKLEKSNSGEYTQAIAGDIRSTMQAHAGVFRTSKLLADGVEKIKELAERTNHVHLKDKSKVFNTARVEALELANLIEVARATMVSAEARKESRGAHAHSDYEHRDDDNWLRHTLWFSEGDRLDYKPVHMKPLTVESVPPKARTF, via the coding sequence ATGGTTGCAATCAAGAATGCTCTGCCGCGTCGCCGCTTTGACGTGGTCATCGTTGGCGCCGGCGGCTCGGGAATGCGCGCGTCGCTGCAGCTCGCCCGCGCGGGCCTGTCGGTTTGCGTGCTCTCGAAAGTGTTCCCGACGCGTTCGCACACGGTTGCCGCGCAAGGCGGCATCGGCGCGTCGCTCGGCAACATGAGCGAAGACAACTGGCACTACCATTTCTACGACACGATCAAGGGTTCCGACTGGCTCGGCGACCAGGACGCGATCGAGTTCATGTGCCGCGAGGCGCCGAATGCCGTGTACGAGCTCGAGCACTTCGGCATGCCGTTCGACCGCAACGCCGACGGCACGATCTATCAGCGCCCGTTCGGCGGCCACACGGCCAACTACGGCGAAAAGCCCGTGCAGCGCGCCTGCGCGGCGGCCGACCGTACCGGCCACGCCCTGCTGCACACGCTCTACCAGCAAAACGTCGCGGCGAAGACGCAGTTCTTCGTCGAATGGATGGCACTCGATCTGATCCGCGACGCGGACGGCGACGTCCTCGGCGTGACCGCGCTCGAAATGGAAACGGGCGACGTCTACATCCTCGAAGGCAAGTGCACGCTCTTCGCCACCGGCGGCGCGGGCCGGATCTTCGCGGCTTCCACGAACGCATTCATCAACACGGGTGACGGCCTCGGCATGGCTGCGCGCTCCGGCATCGCGCTGCAGGACATGGAGTTCTGGCAGTTCCACCCGACCGGCGTGGCCGGCGCGGGCGTGCTGATCACCGAGGGTGTGCGCGGCGAAGGCGGGATTCTGCGCAATTCGAACGGCGAGCGTTTCATGGAGCGCTACGCGCCGACGCTGAAGGATCTGGCGCCGCGCGACTTCGTCTCGCGTTCGATGGACCAGGAAATCAAGGAAGGCCGCGGGGTGGGCCCGAACAAGGACCACGTGCTGCTCGATCTGTCGCATATCGGCGCCGAGACGATCATGAAGCGTCTGCCGTCGATTCGCGAGATTGCGCTCAAGTTCGCGAACGTCGACTGCATCAAGGAGCCGATTCCCGTCGTACCGACCATCCACTACCAGATGGGCGGCATTCCGACGAACATCCACGGTCAGGTTGTCGGCACCTCGAAGGGTCACGAAGAGCCGGTCAACGGCTTTTACGCGGTGGGCGAATGCTCGTGCGTCTCGGTGCACGGCGCGAACCGTCTGGGCACGAACTCGCTGCTCGACCTCGTCGTGTTCGGCCGCGCGGCCGGCAATCACATCGTCCAGCACGTGAAGGACATCAAGGAGCACAAGCCGTTGCCGGCCGATGCCGCCGACTTCGCGCTCTCGCGTCTCGACAAGCTCGAAAAATCGAATTCGGGCGAGTATACGCAGGCGATCGCAGGCGATATCCGCTCGACGATGCAAGCGCACGCCGGCGTGTTCCGCACGTCGAAGCTGCTCGCAGACGGCGTCGAGAAGATCAAGGAACTGGCTGAGCGCACCAACCATGTGCATCTGAAGGACAAGTCGAAGGTGTTCAACACGGCTCGCGTCGAAGCGCTCGAGCTGGCGAACCTCATCGAAGTGGCCCGTGCGACGATGGTCTCGGCCGAAGCGCGCAAGGAAAGCCGTGGCGCGCACGCGCACAGCGATTACGAACACCGCGACGACGACAACTGGCTGCGTCACACGCTGTGGTTCAGCGAGGGTGACCGCCTCGACTACAAGCCAGTGCATATGAAGCCGCTGACGGTCGAATCGGTGCCGCCGAAGGCGCGTACGTTCTAA
- a CDS encoding succinate dehydrogenase iron-sulfur subunit, with amino-acid sequence MAKRIFEIYRYDPDKDAAPRMQTYELEIQHERMLLDALVKLKAVDETLSFRRSCREGVCGSDAMNINGKNGLACLTNLNDLPQKIVLRPLPGLPVVRDLICDFTQFFNQYHSIKPYLINDTPPPEKERLQSPEERDELDGLYECILCASCSTSCPSFWWNPDKFVGPAGLLQAYRFIADSRDQATGERLDNLEDPYRLFRCHTIMNCVDVCPKGLNPTKAIGKIKELMVRRTV; translated from the coding sequence ATGGCAAAACGTATTTTCGAAATCTATCGCTACGACCCGGACAAGGATGCGGCACCGCGCATGCAGACGTACGAGCTGGAAATCCAGCACGAGCGCATGCTGCTCGACGCACTGGTGAAGCTCAAGGCGGTCGACGAGACGCTCTCGTTCCGGCGCTCGTGCCGTGAAGGCGTGTGCGGCTCCGATGCGATGAACATCAACGGCAAGAATGGTCTCGCGTGTCTCACGAACTTGAACGATCTGCCGCAAAAGATCGTGCTGCGTCCGCTGCCGGGCCTGCCGGTGGTGCGCGACCTGATCTGCGATTTCACGCAGTTCTTCAACCAGTATCACTCGATCAAGCCGTATTTGATCAACGACACGCCGCCGCCCGAGAAGGAGCGCCTGCAATCGCCCGAGGAACGCGACGAGCTCGATGGGCTCTATGAGTGTATCTTGTGCGCGAGCTGCTCCACGTCCTGCCCGAGCTTCTGGTGGAATCCGGACAAGTTCGTAGGGCCCGCGGGGCTTTTGCAAGCCTATCGCTTTATCGCGGACAGCCGCGATCAGGCAACGGGCGAGCGCCTCGACAACCTGGAAGATCCGTACCGTCTGTTCCGTTGCCATACGATCATGAACTGCGTCGACGTGTGCCCGAAGGGGCTCAACCCGACGAAGGCGATCGGCAAGATCAAGGAACTGATGGTGCGTCGTACGGTTTGA
- a CDS encoding FAD assembly factor SdhE, with translation METSHQSDPLRRARLRWRARRGLLENDLIFERFFSQYEHSLSDDDVGALTRLFELSDNDLMDLLLARKEPEGELSDPAVARVLGLLRAV, from the coding sequence ATGGAAACCTCGCATCAATCCGACCCGCTGCGCCGCGCGCGCCTGCGCTGGCGCGCGCGGCGCGGTTTGCTGGAAAACGATCTCATCTTCGAGCGTTTTTTCAGCCAATACGAGCACAGCCTCAGCGATGACGACGTGGGCGCGCTTACGCGCCTGTTCGAGCTGAGCGATAACGACCTGATGGACTTGCTTCTCGCTCGCAAGGAACCGGAAGGCGAACTTTCCGACCCGGCTGTCGCCCGGGTGCTGGGGCTTTTGCGCGCCGTTTGA
- the gltA gene encoding citrate synthase, whose product MTPSDVKATLSFSDNSPSVEMPIYKGTMGPDVIDIRKLYGQTGKFTYDPGFMSTASCNSAITYIDGDKGELLYRGYPIDNLAQNADFIETCYLLLKGDLPNAAQKAEFVTTVTRHTMVHEQMQFFFRGFRRDAHPMAILVAAVGALSAFYHDSLDINNSHHRDVSAIRMIAKLPTLVAMAYKYSIGQPFVYPKNDLSYSANFMRMMFSNPCEEYKVNDVLVRALDRILILHADHEQNASTSTVRLAGSSGANPFACIAAGIACLWGPAHGGANEAALTMLEQIGSPDNIPEFIKQVKDKNSGVKLMGFGHRVYKNYDPRAKLMRETCHEVLEELGLHDDPLFKLAMQLEKIALEDEYFVSRKLYPNVDFYSGIVQRALGIPTSMFTCIFAMARTVGWIAQWNEMISEAEQKIGRPRQLFIGETPREAKPLSQR is encoded by the coding sequence ATGACTCCGTCAGATGTTAAAGCCACGCTGTCGTTCAGCGACAATTCGCCGAGCGTCGAAATGCCGATTTACAAGGGCACGATGGGCCCGGACGTGATCGACATCCGCAAGCTCTACGGCCAGACCGGCAAATTCACGTATGACCCGGGCTTCATGTCGACGGCGTCGTGCAATTCCGCCATTACGTACATCGACGGCGACAAGGGCGAACTGCTGTACCGCGGGTATCCGATCGACAATCTCGCACAAAACGCGGATTTCATCGAGACCTGTTATCTGCTTCTGAAGGGCGACCTGCCGAACGCGGCGCAAAAGGCCGAGTTCGTGACCACGGTCACGCGCCATACGATGGTGCACGAGCAGATGCAGTTCTTCTTCCGCGGTTTCCGCCGCGACGCGCACCCGATGGCGATTCTCGTGGCCGCGGTGGGCGCACTGTCGGCGTTCTATCACGACTCGCTCGACATCAACAACTCGCACCACCGCGATGTATCGGCGATTCGCATGATCGCGAAGCTGCCGACACTCGTGGCGATGGCGTACAAGTACAGCATCGGCCAACCGTTCGTCTATCCGAAGAACGATCTCTCGTACAGCGCGAACTTCATGCGCATGATGTTCTCGAACCCGTGCGAAGAGTACAAGGTCAACGACGTGCTCGTGCGCGCGCTCGATCGCATTCTGATTCTGCACGCCGATCACGAGCAGAACGCGTCGACCTCGACGGTGCGTCTGGCCGGTTCGTCGGGTGCGAACCCGTTCGCCTGTATCGCAGCCGGTATCGCGTGCCTATGGGGCCCCGCTCACGGTGGCGCGAACGAAGCCGCGCTCACGATGCTCGAGCAGATCGGCTCGCCCGATAACATTCCCGAGTTCATCAAGCAGGTGAAGGACAAGAACTCCGGCGTGAAGCTGATGGGCTTCGGTCACCGCGTCTACAAGAACTACGATCCGCGTGCCAAGCTCATGCGCGAAACCTGTCATGAGGTGCTCGAGGAACTGGGCCTGCATGACGACCCCCTCTTCAAGCTCGCCATGCAACTCGAGAAGATCGCGCTCGAGGACGAATACTTCGTGTCGCGCAAGCTCTACCCGAACGTGGATTTCTATTCGGGTATCGTGCAGCGCGCGCTCGGCATTCCGACGTCGATGTTCACCTGCATCTTCGCAATGGCGCGCACGGTCGGCTGGATCGCGCAATGGAACGAGATGATCTCGGAAGCCGAGCAAAAGATCGGCCGTCCGCGTCAGCTCTTCATCGGCGAAACGCCGCGCGAAGCCAAGCCGCTCTCGCAGCGTTAA
- a CDS encoding GNAT family N-acetyltransferase, whose product MRNKELFSIRSVPVENVLPLRQALLLDGDPGASRFRGDGDDSTLHLAVYRCEQIVAVASVCREARPGDTDTASWRIRGVAVEPELQRFGFGRLLIKLCLEHARRQNGRLIWCTARESARPFYETLGFNSPIPPFTLPAKGDMLFYEMHYRLPDSPGAGHDLAEHQQGR is encoded by the coding sequence ATGCGTAACAAAGAACTTTTTTCGATTCGATCGGTACCTGTGGAAAACGTGCTGCCTCTGCGGCAAGCGCTTTTATTGGATGGTGACCCGGGTGCCTCGCGTTTTCGCGGCGACGGAGACGATTCAACCTTGCATCTTGCGGTCTATCGATGCGAGCAGATAGTAGCGGTGGCCTCGGTTTGCCGCGAGGCACGGCCAGGCGATACGGATACCGCCTCGTGGCGGATCCGAGGGGTGGCCGTCGAGCCTGAGCTGCAACGTTTCGGATTCGGCAGACTCTTGATCAAGCTCTGCCTCGAGCATGCGCGGCGGCAAAACGGCCGACTTATATGGTGTACGGCGCGCGAATCGGCAAGACCGTTCTATGAAACGCTGGGCTTCAATTCGCCCATCCCGCCGTTCACCCTCCCCGCCAAGGGCGACATGCTCTTTTACGAAATGCACTACCGGTTGCCGGACAGCCCGGGCGCCGGGCACGACCTGGCCGAGCATCAGCAAGGGCGGTAA
- a CDS encoding GntR family transcriptional regulator codes for MNAEAYSDTELAYTEVRARILDGRLSPGQPLSPRTLAHELALGHMPVRSAIQRLVVEGLVEVVPRKGTYVKTPTTDDLREIFEVRLALESTAAFLAAMHGPTEGLTKAAQQLRRLVDEKTADLMTEQRIGWVFHQELFAASKNERLSATYKMLRVQTGLALNELDRDDAATVRRGTLEHLNIYTAIKYGEPEAARRHMWNHVVDGTDARIKLIRGQHENTD; via the coding sequence ATGAATGCAGAGGCTTATTCCGATACCGAGCTGGCTTATACCGAAGTGCGTGCGCGAATTCTCGATGGCCGCCTCTCGCCGGGGCAGCCGCTTTCGCCGCGTACGCTCGCGCACGAGCTCGCGCTTGGGCATATGCCCGTGCGCTCGGCTATACAGCGCCTCGTCGTGGAGGGGCTCGTGGAGGTCGTTCCGCGAAAGGGGACTTACGTCAAAACGCCGACCACGGACGATTTGCGCGAGATATTCGAGGTGCGCCTCGCGCTGGAGAGCACGGCCGCATTTCTTGCCGCCATGCATGGGCCGACCGAGGGACTGACGAAAGCGGCCCAGCAGTTGCGCCGCCTCGTCGACGAGAAAACTGCCGATTTGATGACGGAACAGCGAATCGGCTGGGTTTTTCATCAAGAATTGTTCGCCGCATCGAAAAACGAGCGTCTGAGCGCCACTTACAAAATGCTTCGTGTGCAGACTGGTCTGGCGTTGAACGAATTGGATCGCGACGATGCGGCGACCGTTCGGCGCGGAACACTCGAGCATTTGAATATCTACACGGCAATCAAGTATGGCGAGCCGGAGGCGGCGCGTCGGCATATGTGGAATCACGTTGTCGACGGCACGGACGCGAGAATCAAACTTATCCGAGGCCAACATGAAAACACAGACTGA
- a CDS encoding dicarboxylate/amino acid:cation symporter: MPVQMLAGLLLGVLCGLYLPALGTKLSFLSTIFAHAIKMVVMPLILLSVTVGAYRAAAQRAQLGKTALFSIAFFLVATAIAACLGLALNMAFRPGLGASLHETQAMPKGLAGSIDWMQFVVDIVPTNIVAALASGNAIPVLVFGVLLGAALSAVGQRAVPMIAVLDSMLAALFKMTEWIIAFSPLAIFAALAGLLASKGLAALVPLMKLLGVAYLGMAVLALLLTVVLKAAGRSPIAVVKQVSEPLILAFTTRSSEITFPLHLKKLTEMGVPRPVASTILPLSYIFNRDGAVLYTALAIGYLADAYHVVWTWPLLVTIAVLTIITIDGAANVPSGAVVAMTVILSAIGLPVEAVLLILGVDAFFDMGRTALNVYASTVATSVAMRVAGDSYGDAGASGADDADDVFKPLGSGA; the protein is encoded by the coding sequence ATGCCCGTTCAAATGCTCGCGGGTTTGTTGCTGGGTGTGCTGTGCGGGCTTTATCTGCCCGCGCTCGGGACCAAACTCTCGTTTCTTTCGACCATTTTTGCGCATGCGATCAAAATGGTCGTCATGCCGCTGATTCTGTTGTCTGTGACGGTAGGTGCCTATCGCGCGGCGGCGCAGCGCGCGCAGCTCGGCAAGACGGCGCTCTTCAGCATAGCGTTCTTTCTTGTGGCCACGGCAATCGCGGCTTGTCTCGGCCTCGCGCTGAACATGGCTTTCAGGCCCGGGCTCGGCGCGAGCCTGCACGAGACACAGGCCATGCCGAAGGGATTGGCCGGCAGCATCGACTGGATGCAGTTCGTCGTCGACATCGTGCCGACGAACATCGTTGCCGCGCTGGCGTCAGGTAACGCTATACCGGTGCTCGTGTTTGGCGTGCTGCTCGGTGCGGCATTGTCGGCGGTCGGCCAGCGGGCGGTGCCGATGATCGCGGTGCTCGACTCGATGCTGGCAGCCCTCTTCAAGATGACCGAATGGATCATCGCTTTTTCGCCGCTCGCGATTTTCGCGGCGCTGGCCGGGCTGCTCGCATCGAAGGGTTTGGCGGCGCTCGTGCCGCTCATGAAGCTGTTGGGCGTGGCTTATCTGGGCATGGCGGTGCTCGCGCTGCTGCTGACGGTCGTGCTGAAAGCCGCGGGGCGCTCGCCGATCGCAGTGGTGAAGCAGGTCAGCGAGCCGCTGATCCTCGCGTTTACGACGCGCTCGTCCGAGATCACCTTTCCGCTGCATCTGAAGAAGCTGACGGAAATGGGCGTGCCGCGACCTGTCGCCTCGACGATTCTTCCGCTGTCGTACATCTTCAATCGCGACGGCGCGGTGCTTTATACGGCGCTTGCAATCGGTTATCTGGCGGATGCCTACCATGTGGTGTGGACGTGGCCGCTGCTCGTCACGATCGCCGTGCTGACGATCATCACGATCGACGGGGCCGCCAACGTACCGTCGGGTGCCGTCGTGGCGATGACCGTCATTCTTTCGGCGATCGGCTTGCCGGTGGAGGCCGTGCTGTTGATTCTCGGCGTCGACGCATTCTTCGACATGGGACGCACGGCGCTGAACGTCTATGCGAGCACGGTGGCGACGAGCGTGGCGATGCGCGTGGCCGGCGACAGCTATGGCGACGCCGGCGCGTCGGGCGCCGACGATGCGGACGACGTCTTCAAGCCTTTGGGCAGCGGCGCTTGA
- a CDS encoding MerR family transcriptional regulator: MLLKVGELAKRSGLTVRTLHHYDAIGLLTPSARADNGYRLYDRHDIARLHRIQALRRFGLSLAEVGAYLAQPDTPLAPIVARQIAMLDRQIDQASRLRDRLVHLHGTLLDGGEPELTDWLATLELMTMYDKYFSEDELARLPMYRNAQTPPQEWTELVAQVRALMQSGVPAESEKARELAVRWMTLLVRDTNGDPRLLAKLNLMHEKEPSLQAHMGISTALRDYVLRAFSETKMRIYEKYLSPDEIRFMRENYGKGAMEWPRLMADVRDAIDAGITPASPEGRELARRWLALFQSYAGDDPKTQLKFRQALQSEPELMAGTWANEALLGFVREAMSPVIKSF, from the coding sequence ATGCTGTTGAAAGTGGGAGAACTGGCAAAGCGCAGCGGACTGACGGTCCGCACGCTGCACCACTACGACGCAATCGGCCTGCTGACGCCCTCGGCGCGCGCCGACAACGGATACCGACTCTACGACCGGCATGACATTGCCCGCCTGCACCGAATCCAGGCACTGCGTCGTTTCGGTCTTTCGCTCGCCGAAGTCGGCGCCTATCTAGCCCAGCCCGACACCCCGCTCGCCCCCATCGTCGCACGGCAGATCGCGATGCTCGATCGGCAGATCGACCAGGCCTCGCGGCTACGCGATCGCCTCGTGCATTTGCACGGCACGCTGCTGGACGGCGGAGAGCCGGAGCTGACCGATTGGCTCGCCACATTGGAGTTGATGACCATGTACGACAAGTATTTTTCCGAGGACGAACTCGCCCGCTTGCCCATGTACCGCAACGCGCAAACGCCACCGCAGGAATGGACCGAACTGGTGGCCCAAGTCCGCGCGCTGATGCAAAGCGGCGTACCGGCCGAAAGCGAAAAGGCGCGCGAACTCGCCGTCCGCTGGATGACCCTGCTCGTGCGCGATACGAACGGCGACCCGCGCCTGCTGGCGAAGCTGAACCTCATGCACGAAAAAGAGCCCTCCCTGCAAGCACACATGGGCATTTCCACCGCATTGCGGGACTATGTGCTCCGGGCGTTCTCCGAAACGAAAATGCGGATCTACGAGAAGTACCTGTCTCCGGACGAGATCCGGTTCATGCGCGAGAACTACGGCAAGGGTGCCATGGAGTGGCCGCGGTTGATGGCCGACGTGCGCGACGCCATCGACGCGGGCATCACACCCGCGTCACCAGAGGGGCGCGAACTTGCCCGCCGCTGGCTTGCCCTGTTCCAAAGTTACGCGGGCGACGATCCGAAGACGCAGCTCAAGTTTCGGCAGGCGCTGCAAAGCGAGCCTGAACTCATGGCCGGCACGTGGGCGAACGAGGCGCTGCTCGGGTTCGTACGCGAAGCGATGTCGCCAGTCATCAAATCATTCTGA
- a CDS encoding glycoside hydrolase family 28 protein — MKVKSNALIAALAALGVVGAHAEDAPVTTQWGQVSEPAWPTTICKTLTAKRVPVNGSLDSLDASPSGSQPDTSDIQSAIANCPSGQAVKLVAGASGATGFLTGPLQLKSGVTLWIDSGVTLFASRNPKDYDTGAGTCGTATKTNDKSCKPLIVADKTTGSGIVGGGVIDGRGGSLLTNGANANTKTWWDVAWQNRTLGLNQQNPRILQVQNGSNFVLHGITLQNSPNFHVWAYGVTGLTAWGIKILTPSLVYTKAGYQCPTGTTPDVVTPATCFTPDTTQNTDGFDTGYSSKVLLAYSFISAGDDHVALKSSSGAGAQNHTYAHNHFYYGHGLSIGSETNAGVSNVAVTDLVMDGYDSGTSGGLRIKSDASRGGTVSNVTYNQVCMRNISHPLTFDPFYSKSTGSLYPNFNSVKVSGLHYLGSSKYGGGDATFVGYTINGQNNPLVITLDNVVFDNAQPKFAAGHNGGPTTQPAATHFTFGPGPVSFASSIVSSSSTGVTVTGTPGSGTAVDCSSAFKALSTVVPTSPI; from the coding sequence ATGAAGGTGAAATCGAACGCACTGATCGCGGCGCTGGCAGCGTTAGGCGTTGTGGGCGCGCATGCCGAGGACGCGCCGGTGACCACGCAATGGGGGCAAGTGTCCGAGCCCGCGTGGCCCACGACGATCTGCAAAACGCTGACTGCCAAGCGCGTTCCCGTCAACGGGTCGCTCGACTCGCTCGACGCCAGCCCATCAGGCTCTCAGCCCGACACGTCGGATATTCAGAGTGCCATCGCCAATTGCCCGTCCGGTCAGGCGGTCAAACTCGTCGCCGGCGCCTCGGGCGCAACGGGCTTTCTTACCGGCCCGCTTCAACTGAAGTCCGGCGTGACCCTCTGGATCGATAGCGGCGTGACGCTTTTCGCGTCGCGCAACCCCAAGGATTACGACACGGGCGCCGGCACGTGCGGCACGGCCACGAAGACCAACGACAAATCGTGCAAGCCGCTCATCGTTGCAGACAAGACGACCGGCAGCGGCATCGTGGGCGGCGGCGTGATCGATGGCCGTGGCGGCAGCCTGCTCACGAACGGCGCGAATGCGAACACCAAGACCTGGTGGGACGTGGCGTGGCAAAACCGCACACTGGGCCTCAACCAGCAGAATCCGCGCATCCTTCAAGTGCAGAACGGCAGTAATTTCGTTTTGCACGGCATCACGCTGCAGAATTCGCCGAACTTCCACGTTTGGGCCTATGGCGTCACTGGCCTGACGGCCTGGGGTATCAAGATTCTGACGCCGAGCCTCGTCTACACGAAGGCCGGCTATCAATGCCCGACCGGCACGACGCCCGACGTCGTCACGCCGGCCACCTGCTTTACGCCCGATACGACCCAGAACACCGACGGCTTCGATACCGGCTACTCGAGCAAAGTGTTGCTGGCCTATTCGTTCATCAGCGCGGGCGATGACCATGTCGCGCTGAAATCGAGCTCGGGCGCCGGTGCGCAAAACCATACCTATGCGCACAACCACTTCTACTACGGCCACGGCCTGTCGATTGGCAGCGAGACCAATGCGGGCGTCAGCAACGTCGCCGTCACGGATCTCGTCATGGACGGCTATGACAGCGGCACGAGCGGCGGCCTGCGGATCAAGTCCGATGCGTCGCGTGGGGGTACGGTTTCGAACGTCACCTACAATCAGGTGTGCATGCGCAACATCAGCCACCCGCTCACGTTCGATCCGTTCTATAGCAAGAGCACCGGTTCGCTGTATCCGAACTTCAACAGCGTAAAGGTGAGCGGCTTGCATTACCTCGGCAGCAGCAAGTACGGCGGCGGCGATGCGACGTTCGTCGGCTATACGATCAACGGCCAGAACAACCCGCTCGTCATCACGCTCGACAACGTGGTGTTCGACAATGCCCAACCCAAGTTCGCCGCGGGCCATAATGGCGGGCCAACGACGCAACCAGCCGCCACGCATTTCACGTTCGGCCCGGGGCCCGTCAGTTTCGCTTCGTCGATCGTCTCTTCCTCGAGCACGGGCGTGACGGTGACGGGAACGCCGGGGTCCGGTACCGCGGTCGATTGCAGTTCGGCGTTCAAAGCGTTGAGCACGGTCGTGCCGACGTCGCCGATTTGA